From the genome of Nitrospira sp. CR1.1:
CACGGTCGGCACGATTTTGTGTGGCGTCGAGTTCGATCAGAACGTCTCCCTGCTTGACCGCTTGGCCGTCCTGCACATGAATGGCAGCAATCACGCCGGTCTCGAACGGTTGAATGATTTTGGAATAGCCACTGGGAATGATTTTCCCCGGCGCCACCGCCACGATATCGACCTGACTCAACGAAGACCATGCCACGGCTGACGCAAATACCAGCATGATAGTCCAGAGAATGGCGCGGCCGATCGGCGAGGGTGGGACATCCTGAATCTCAAGAACCGCTGGAAGGAATTCGAGCGCCTGGCCGTTGGCTTCGGGCCCAGATGATTGGCCCGACCGTAAGCGCCAAGCGGCTCGCCCCCCTGGAAGATTTCGTCGCAGGGCACTCATCATTACGCCGCCCGTCCTTCCTGATGCTGGTGGAGTCGCGTATACATTCCATTGCGCGTGAGCAATTCATCATGCGTGCCCTGTTCAACTAATTGTCCCCGATCAATGACGTAAATCTTGTGGGCAGGACGAACCGTGCTGAGCCGATGGGCAATGATGATCACCGTACGCCCTTTGCAAATCTGGGCCATGTTGCGCTGGATGATCGCTTCGGACTCGTAGTCCAAGGCGCTCGTCGCTTCATCGAAGATGAGAACACGAGGGTTGGCCACTAGGGCGCGGGCGATGGCAATGCGTTGCCGTTGGCCGCCTGAGAGCGCGCAGCCATGCTCTCCGACATTCGTATCGTATCCATCCGGAAGTTCAAGAATGAACTCATGGGCGCCGGCAAGTTTGGCCGCGTGCATGACACGATCCATGGAGAGCCCGGGATCGGTCAGTGCGATATTGTCCCGCACCGAGCGGTTGAAGAGAAAGTTCTCCTGCAGCACCACTCCGACTTGGCGCCGCAGCCAGGCAGGATCAACCTGCGCGAGATCCACGCCGTCCACAAGCACGCGGCCGCGCTCCGGCACATAAAGCCGTTGCACCAATTTGGCAATGGTACTTTTCCCCGACCCTGAACGCCCCACCACGCCGACGATCTGTCCCGGTTGCAGCGTGAGAGAGACTTGCTGAAGCACGGGCGGCCCATCGACACGATACCGGAAAACCACGTCGTCAAATGTAATCTGTCCGGCAATCTGCGGAAGAGTTGTGCGGTTGGGATTGTAGGACGGTTCCGGCTTGGCATTCAGGACATCTCCCAGCCGTTGAATCGAGATGCCGACTTGTTGAAACTCCTGCCAGAGATTCACCATACGCAACAGTGGACCAGTCACCTGACCAGACAGCATGTTGAAGGCGATCAACTCCCCGATGCTTAACGCGCCGTCGATCACCTGGTAGGCGCCCACCCACATGATGGCAATGGTCGTCGATTTCTGAATACCCGTCGCCACCTGCCCAGCTACCGTCATGAGACTGGTGGCACGGAAACTTGCCCGGACGTACCCGGCCAATTGTTCATCCCATCGGCGTTGGAGAGGAGGTTCGACGGCGAGCGCTTTCACGGTTTGAATACCGCTCACCGCCTCGACCAGAAACGACTGATTCTCGGCACCACGGTTAAATTTTTCATGGAGCCGCGCGCGAGTGGCCGGCGTAATCAGCATCGACAGCAGGGCATACAGCGGCAGCGAGGCCATCACCACCAATGTGAGTGTGGGGCTATAGATCCACATCGCAACCACAAACACGACGATAAACACCAGGTCTAATACTACGGTGACAGCATTGCTGGTGAGAAACTGGCGAATGTGTTCGAGTTCTCGTACCCGCGCCACCGTTTCGCCGACCCGTCGAGC
Proteins encoded in this window:
- a CDS encoding type I secretion system permease/ATPase, whose translation is MDVSTPDLDSCSTAARLPDTGLLSLLLIARFYDVPMDGGQIQHQFGQSGRTLTSNALLRAAKHVGLKAGLATSSWDELAATPLPAIAQRTDGRHVVLAKVQGEKVLLQDPLEERPHILSKEEFLAIWSGRLLLVTKRARLRIEDLTFDITWFIPAVLKYWRLLGEVVLASFFLQLFALLTPLFTQVVIDKVLVHKGFTTLHVMAVGMLALTLFDALLGGLRTYLFAHTTNRIDVGLGAQLFRHLLALPLAYFEARRVGETVARVRELEHIRQFLTSNAVTVVLDLVFIVVFVVAMWIYSPTLTLVVMASLPLYALLSMLITPATRARLHEKFNRGAENQSFLVEAVSGIQTVKALAVEPPLQRRWDEQLAGYVRASFRATSLMTVAGQVATGIQKSTTIAIMWVGAYQVIDGALSIGELIAFNMLSGQVTGPLLRMVNLWQEFQQVGISIQRLGDVLNAKPEPSYNPNRTTLPQIAGQITFDDVVFRYRVDGPPVLQQVSLTLQPGQIVGVVGRSGSGKSTIAKLVQRLYVPERGRVLVDGVDLAQVDPAWLRRQVGVVLQENFLFNRSVRDNIALTDPGLSMDRVMHAAKLAGAHEFILELPDGYDTNVGEHGCALSGGQRQRIAIARALVANPRVLIFDEATSALDYESEAIIQRNMAQICKGRTVIIIAHRLSTVRPAHKIYVIDRGQLVEQGTHDELLTRNGMYTRLHQHQEGRAA